A single window of Ornithorhynchus anatinus isolate Pmale09 chromosome 3, mOrnAna1.pri.v4, whole genome shotgun sequence DNA harbors:
- the OIT3 gene encoding oncoprotein-induced transcript 3 protein, producing MLQFLLFTLCLFSRTQPILPVALDPCSAYISLNEPWRNTDYQLNESRATPACDNHVDGEWYRFTGMAGDAMPTFCIPENHCGTHAPVWLNGSHPREADGIVRRQACASFNDHCCLWNTTVEVKACPGGYYVYRLAKPRVCFHVYCGHFYDICDVVDCHGSCLNTGECMCSAGTMLGPDRQTCLDENECEHNNGGCSEICVNLKNSFRCECGIGRVLGKDGKTCEDIEGCHNNNGGCSHTCFSTKESYWCECPRGLVLSEDNHTCQVPVLCKSNAIEVNIPKDLVGGLELFLTNSSCKGTSNGTHVNIYFTLKSCGTVVDVVNDKIIASNLVTGLPKQTPGSNGDIIIRTSKLLIPITCEFPRLYTISEGYVPHLRNSPLEIMGRSRGTFPFTLEIFKDKEFDEPYREALPTLKLRDSLYFGIEPLVHVSGLETLVESCFATPTAKIDEILKYYLIQDGCVSDDSVKQYTSRDHLAKHFQVPVFKFVGKDHKEVFLHCRVLVCGTLDERSRCAQGCHRRIRREATEEEEGTHLQNRILTGGPIIIDMED from the exons ATGCTCCAGTTCCTGCTTTTcaccctctgcctcttctccaggACCCAGCCGATACTGCCAGTAG CCCTGGACCCCTGCTCCGCCTACATTAGCCTGAACGAGCCGTGGAGAAACACAGACTACCAGCTGAATGAGTCTCGGGCCACGCCGGCATGCGACAACCACGTGGATGGGGAGTGGTACCGCTTCACAGGCATGGCAGGCGACGCCATGCCCACGTTCTGCATCCCGGAGAACCACTGCGGCACCCACGCGCCCGTCTGGCTCAACGGCAGCCACCCCCGAGAGGCGGACGGCATCGTGCGACGCCAGGCCTGCGCCAGCTTCAACGACCACTGTTGTCTCTGGAACACCACCGTGGAAGTCAAGGCCTGCCCCGGGGGCTACTACGTCTACCGTCTGGCAAAGCCCAGGGTCTGCTTTCACGTCTACTGTGGCC ATTTCTACGACATATGTGATGTGGTGGACTGCCACGGCAGCTGTTTAAACACTGGAGAATGCATGTGTTCTGCAGGCACCATGCTGGGCCCCGACCGGCAAACTTGTCTCG ATGAAAATGAGTGTGAACATAATAATGGGGGCTGCAGTGAGATCTGTGTTAACCTGAAGAATTCTTTCCGCTGTGAGTGTGGCATTGGACGTGTGCTGGGAAAAGATGGCAAAACTTGTGAAG ACATCGAGGGGTGTCACAACAATAACGGTGGCTGCAGTCATACCTGCTTTAGCACCAAGGAAAGCTACTGGTGCGAATGTCCCAGAGGGCTGGTCCTATCCGAAGACAACCACACTTGCCAAG TCCCCGTGCTGTGCAAATCCAACGCCATCGAAGTGAACATCCCCAAGGACCTGGTCGGGGGGCTGGAGCTCTTCCTGACCAACTCCTCCTGCAAGGGCACATCTAACGGCACTCACGTGAACATCTATTTCACGCTTAAGTCGTGTGGCACCGTGGTTGAC GTGGTGAACGATAAGATCATCGCGAGCAATCTGGTGACCGGGCTGCCCAAGCAGACCCCGGGCAGCAACGGGGATATCATCATCCGAACCAGCAAGCTGCTGATCCCAATCACCTGCGAATTCCCCCGCCTCTACACCATCTCCGAAGGATATGTGCCCCATCTTCGCAACTCCCCGCTAGAAATCATGGGCCGCAGCCGGGGGACCTTCCCCTTCACCCTGGAGATCTTCAAGGACAAAGAGTTTGACGAGCCCTACAGGGAGGCCTTGCCCACTCTTAAGCTGCGAGACTCCCTCTACTTCGGCATCGAGCCGCTGGTGCACGTCAGTGGGCTGGAGACACTGGTGGAGAGCTGCTTTGCCACCCCCACGGCCAAGATTGACGAGATCCTCAAGTATTACCTCATCCAGGACGG CTGCGTCTCAGATGACTCGGTAAAGCAATACACTTCAAGGGATCACCTGGCCAAGCACTTCCAGGTCCCTGTCTTCAAGTTTGTGGGCAAAGACCATAAG GAGGTGTTTCTGCACTGCCGGGTCCTTGTCTGCGGAACGCTGGATGAACGCTCCCGCTGTGCCCAGGGCTGCCATCGGCGGATCCGCCGGGAAGcaacggaggaggaagagggcacgCACCTGCAGAACCGAATCTTGACCGGTGGCCCCATCATCATTGACATGGAGGACTGA